The DNA window ACCTGAACAACCAAAGCCAGCTGTAGTGAAAACCAAACCGACACGAAATAAGCGCGTAGATGACCCCCCTGTTCCGGTACAGTCTATAGCTAAACAAGCGACTGCGATACCGACCCTCGACGTGAGCAAGCAAAGCTTACAAGTCACAGCACTGCAAACAGGGCAACTGAGTGAACAAGGGAAAATGGCAAGACTAAACTGGCAAAAAGTTCTGCACGCCCATCTTGAACGTAAAAAACGATACCCGCGTAAGGCTAAGCGAATGCGAAAACAAGGCATGCCAATAATCACTTTTACTTTAGATAGGAAAGGTAATGTATTGGGTGTAAGTTTGGTAAAAAGTTCAGGGACTGCTTCACTAGACAGCGAAGCCCTCGGCTTGCCTTACCGAGCTCAACCTTTACCAGTTCCACCCAAGAACATTCCTAACAAAGAGTTAACCCTTACTTTACCTATTAATTTTTCAATGTAACAATCCGCTAAAAATAAATGGGCGATGTGTTGAAAGACAGGACGATGAACAGGAGAAAAATTTTCACTTTGAATTAATTTGTGAATTTTAGGTACAAAAAAACCAGCATTAAGCTGGTCATAATATTAGCAAAAATTGAACTGGTATGCCTATTTAGCGAGAGATGTTAGATCTTTGTGCCTATCTGTTTCACCACTCTAACACTGAATTATTTTGTTTATTTCTAAACATTTATAGTTTATTCGTTCACAGTGCTGAACTAATAAACCAGCTCTTTAACAAGCTAAATCATGGAGGCGGGTCCCGAAGTCGAATCGAGGTCCACGGATTTGCAATCCGCTGCATAGCCACTCTGCCAACCCGCCATTTACTGTAATTACAACCTAGGTTGTTAACACAGAGTGCTAATTTTACATCTTAGCGAGATATACTATTTCTAGTATTAATTGGTGCCCGAGGCCGGAATTGAACCGGCACGCCTATTAAGCGAGGGATTTTAAATCCCTTGTGTCTACCGATTTCACCACTCGGGCACTGAATTTTTTATAGTTTATCCGTTCCAGTGCAGAACCAATAAACTTGCTTTTTTACAAGCTAAATCATGGAGGCGGGTCCCGAAGTCGAATCGAGGTCCACGGATTTGCAATCCGCTGCATAGCCACTCTGCCAACCCGCCAAATTTATATATTTAATGTTATATCTAACATAAAGAAATTGGTGCCCGAGGCCAGAATTGAACTGGCACGCCTATTAAGCGAGGGATTTTAAATCCCTTGTGTCTACCGATTTCACCACTCGGGCAATTTCTTTAACATTTAATCTAAGCTGCTTTATCTAAACTGCCGTAGACCCTATGTGCTGACGCATTCTACAGACCTAAAAGACAGAGTCAACACCCTTTTATCACCTGCTATTAAAACGATTACGTTTCAACCTAATCCGTTTATTTTTTAACTAAAAGGGGTTAAATATCAGCATAATTAAGGGACAACTAAAAAATATCCGAGCTGACCCATTGTAGTTACGGCTAATCTTCGCTTGTTAACTCGCCCCATGCAGCAGAAAAGTACTGCACCATAGAAACAACTGTTAACACCATTGCGACATAAAACACGATATAAGCAAGGTAAACCATCCAAGGGCCTTGTTGCCACACGAAACCACCTAACGCCATCATTTGAAAGCTTGTTTTCCATTTCCCAGCATTACCGACAGCAACATTAGCGCGTTTGCCCAAGTCAGCCATCCATTCACGTAAACCAGAAATAGCCAACTCTCGGCCAATCATAATAAGCGTTGGGATCATGATCCACAATGCACTGTGTTCGCCGACAGTCGCCGCGATACGGTCGTGATCACCCGCAACCATTACTAATGCAGTGATAACCATTATTTTATCTGCGACAGGATCAAGGAAAGCACCCAGTTTACTTGATACATCCCAACGTCGAGCTAAATAACCATCAAGGTAGTCAGTTGCACCTGCAACAAAAAAGATCCATGCAGCAATATAAAACGAATTTTCAATTGGTAAATAAAACGCGAGAACAAAAAAAGGAATTAAAATCACGCGAAACAAAGTTAAAATATTTGGTATGTTTTTCATTATTCTCATGCTTTTGAAATTAAAACATCCCTATAGTCCTATATCTTGCTTATTGATGCAATGAATCATAAATTTTTTCTGCTAAATCAATACTTATACCTGGTACTTTTGCTATTTCTTCCCTACTCGCACTACGTAACTGCTGTAATCCCCCCATAAATTTAAGTAATACTTGGCGGCGCTTCGGTCCAACACCAGCAATATTTTCTAAAGAGCTGGTACGTTTAACTTTATTACGACGAGCACGATGACCAGTAATCGCAAAACGGTGAGATTCATCACGAATATGCTGAACAAGATGCAAAGCTGCTGAATCACTGGGTAAATAGAATTCTATATCAGGTACATTATCCAACGCACCTGACAAGATTAATGTTTCTAAGCCTGCTTTACGCGTCACACCTTTAGCAATACCAATAATTTTGGGCCGTTTAACAGTAAAATTATCAGCGTATTGAGTTAGCACTTGCTCCGCCTGTGTCATTTGCCCTTTACCACCATCGATAAATAGAATATCAGGTATTTTATCTATTTCGGTAACCTTCTTAAAGCGCCGATCCAATACTTGTGCCATCGCTGCATAATCATCCCCGCCCGTAATCCCACTGATATTAAAGAGCCGGTAGTCTGCTTTATTGGGTCCATCTCGATTAAATACAACGCATGAAGCAACCGTCTGTTCACCGCCTGTATGACTAATGTCAAAACATTCCATACGCTGGATTTTCCCATCAAATTTTAATACTTTCTCTAATTCTTTAAAACGATTAAGTACCGTGCTTTTCGTTGCTAATTTTGTTGTTAATGCTGTTTCAGAGTTAGTAAGCGCCAACCTTAAGAACTTTGATCTATCCCCTCGCTTAGGGCTTGTTAACTTTATTCTACGACCTGCAAGTTGACTTAAACTTGATTCAATCAAGTCATTATCTTCAGCAAGTTCTGTTAACAATATTTCCTTAGGGATCGCCTGTTCAGTCTCTTTATTCAAATAATACTGTAATAAAAACGCCTGAATCACTTCACTCATTTCTGTATTTGCAGGCACTTTAGGAAAATAGCTGCGACTACCAAACACCTTACCTGCACGTACGAATAACAAATGAACACAGGCTATACCATTTTTAAAAGCAAACCCGATAACGTCCATTTCACCTAAATCAGATGTCACATACTGCTGTTCTTGAATCGTTCTTAATGCTTGAATTTGATCGCGATAGCGAGCCGCCTCTTCAAATGCTAACTGTTGACTGGCTTTCTCCATCTTAACCACCAATTCATTAATAACATCAATATTTTTTCCTTTCAAAAATAGCGCAGCCAGCTCAACCTGCTGTTGATATTCCTCAGGATTATCCATTTTGACACAAGGGCCTAAACATCGCTTAAGTTGGAATTGTAAACACGGACGTGATCGATTTTGATAATAGCTATCTTCACACTGCCGCACAGGAAATAGCTTTTGCATTAAATGCAAACTTTCACGTACAGCACTACCACTTGGATAGGGACCAAAATATTGACCTTTACGCTTATTTTTATTACGAATAGACGTTAGTTGTGGATGCTCATGATCGGTTATCAAAATATAAGGGTAAGACTTATCATCACGTAATGAAACATTATAACGTGGCTGATAGCGTTTAATATAAGTATGCTCAAGCACTAATGCTTCGGTTTCAGAGTGAGTAACTGTTACATCAATACTCGTAATATGGGTGACTAATACGCGGGTTTTTTCACGATCAACGGTTTTTCGAAAATAACTACTTAGGCGTTTATGTAGATCTTTCGCTTTACCGACGTAAATAACCACATCTTTATGGTCATACATACGGTAAACACCGGGTTGGTGTGAAACGGTTTTCAAGAAATCTTGATGATTGAATTGTTCTTTTGAAGGCATAAAATAAAAGACACCCGAAGGCATCTTTCTCAATTGAAATTAAGTAAGGTCATACTTAATTATAGTGTATCTGCATCTAAGATACCGTGCCTGATCGCAAGGTGAGTCAGCTCTACGTCACCATTAATATTAAGCTTACTGAATAAGCGATAGCGATAAGCATTAACCGTCTTAGAGTTAAGGTGTAATTGTTCGGCAATATCGACCACTCGTTGCCCTTTCGTGATCATCATCATGATTTGTAATTCACGCTCTGACAGACTTTGAAAAGGGTTTTCATCTGCAGACGAAAATTGACTTAATGCCATCTGTTGTGCAATTTCAGGCGCAATATAACGCTGCCCACTATGCACTTTACGAATTGCGCCTAATACTTCTTCAGGTGCGGCACTTTTAGTTAAATAGCCTGCACCACCTGCTTGCATTACTTTGCTTGGGAATGGTTCTTCCGTGTGTATCGTTAATACGATAATTTTAATATCAGCATTGTTCCGTAAAATTTTGCGAGTCGCTTCTAATCCGCCAATTCCTGGCATGTTCATGTCCATCAAGATCACATCAGGCTGATTTTCTCGACAAAACTGAACGGCATCCTCTCCGCATGAAACTTCACCCACGACTTTAATACCACGTACATCTTCAAGAATTCGGCGAATCCCGGTACGGACTAATTCGTGATCATCGACAAGGAATACATTAATCAAAAGAATATCTCCGCATACACATAATTTCTAAAGAACATAATACATTAGATGGCCAAAAATAGGTTGTTATTTTACGTTTAAGTTACCCATAAAAGCGAATGTATTTATACTAAATAATAATATGATATTATATATCAATAATTTAATAACTTTATGACTTTAAATCTAAAATGCGGTCTAGTTAGCAAAATAAAAAATTGTTGATACTAAAGAGGGCGATTTTAATCACTGCATTACAAGTTTATATATATGTAATAAACATATATATATTTATTATTGAATAATATCACACGGTTAATTAGTCTCACTATTGATTTGATATTTACAGTTAAAAACATGTTACATTTTATATATAGGCAAGTGACAAGGACAAATCCATGGAAAAAACACAACCACAATTAATAGAGAAACCCTACCCACCTGCAGACGATGATTGCTGTGGCGGTGGGGCATGCTGCCCTTGTGTTTGGGATTATTATTATGAACAACGAAAATTATGGAATGCACAACGTGCAGCGCAGATCGAGCTGGCTGAATAAAATATGATTAAGTATTTACTGAGGCTTAGATAGCAAAAAGGCGCTGCTCTTTTCAGAACAGCGCCTTCTCTATATAGATGGCGGAGGAGGAGAGATTTGAACTCTCGAGGAGCTATTAACCCCTGCTGGTTTTCAAGACCAGTGCATTCGGCCACTCTGCCACCCCTCCGCAGCAATGGAGCGTATAATAGTGTCACAACGCTAAGTTGTAAAGGAAAAAGAAAATACAGTCCATAACCGCACAAAATAAAACCAACTTGATCGACTTCCTAGCGACAGCGTACAGCAAGTGTTTAAAAAACATCATATTCGATATGTTTATCACCAAAATAACGGTGAGAGTGAATAACACTGAAGAATAATAGCTAAATGAAAAAGAAACAGTGACGTGATAAAAGAAAAATAAGCTTAGAATGCAAGAAAGGCGCTATCTTTTCAGATAGCGCCTTTCTCTATGTAGATGGCGGAGGAGGAGAGATTTGAACTCTCGAGGAGCTATTAACCCCTGCTGGTTTTCAAGACCAGTGCATTCGGCCACTCTGCCACCCCTCCGCAGCAATGAAGCGTATAATAGAGATATGATTGAGCGTTGTAAATATCTAAACGCTAAAAAATAACATTCAATACCTCAACCGTTTATTTTTCACTCGCTTCGCAGTGTAA is part of the Moritella viscosa genome and encodes:
- the varA gene encoding response regulator VarA encodes the protein MINVFLVDDHELVRTGIRRILEDVRGIKVVGEVSCGEDAVQFCRENQPDVILMDMNMPGIGGLEATRKILRNNADIKIIVLTIHTEEPFPSKVMQAGGAGYLTKSAAPEEVLGAIRKVHSGQRYIAPEIAQQMALSQFSSADENPFQSLSERELQIMMMITKGQRVVDIAEQLHLNSKTVNAYRYRLFSKLNINGDVELTHLAIRHGILDADTL
- the tonB gene encoding TonB protein — translated: MRNSLRQAPHAKKDGGNSWVFIGIATSLALHAGVAIAYFWTPKHNYVPPPSAAPIVVSIVAPLSAPNKKTNDLPPDPAQQATIAQASTTIEPQASEQKVAREKPTLIVAQTDSPSQFKSIEKPPTKKVTAKPIEEPKPIPEQPKPAVVKTKPTRNKRVDDPPVPVQSIAKQATAIPTLDVSKQSLQVTALQTGQLSEQGKMARLNWQKVLHAHLERKKRYPRKAKRMRKQGMPIITFTLDRKGNVLGVSLVKSSGTASLDSEALGLPYRAQPLPVPPKNIPNKELTLTLPINFSM
- the pgsA gene encoding cdp-diacylglycerol--glycerol-3-phosphate 3-phosphatidyltransferas (phosphatidylglycerophosphate synthase); translation: MRIMKNIPNILTLFRVILIPFFVLAFYLPIENSFYIAAWIFFVAGATDYLDGYLARRWDVSSKLGAFLDPVADKIMVITALVMVAGDHDRIAATVGEHSALWIMIPTLIMIGRELAISGLREWMADLGKRANVAVGNAGKWKTSFQMMALGGFVWQQGPWMVYLAYIVFYVAMVLTVVSMVQYFSAAWGELTSED
- the uvrC gene encoding UvrABC system protein C (excinuclease ABC subunit C), whose protein sequence is MPSKEQFNHQDFLKTVSHQPGVYRMYDHKDVVIYVGKAKDLHKRLSSYFRKTVDREKTRVLVTHITSIDVTVTHSETEALVLEHTYIKRYQPRYNVSLRDDKSYPYILITDHEHPQLTSIRNKNKRKGQYFGPYPSGSAVRESLHLMQKLFPVRQCEDSYYQNRSRPCLQFQLKRCLGPCVKMDNPEEYQQQVELAALFLKGKNIDVINELVVKMEKASQQLAFEEAARYRDQIQALRTIQEQQYVTSDLGEMDVIGFAFKNGIACVHLLFVRAGKVFGSRSYFPKVPANTEMSEVIQAFLLQYYLNKETEQAIPKEILLTELAEDNDLIESSLSQLAGRRIKLTSPKRGDRSKFLRLALTNSETALTTKLATKSTVLNRFKELEKVLKFDGKIQRMECFDISHTGGEQTVASCVVFNRDGPNKADYRLFNISGITGGDDYAAMAQVLDRRFKKVTEIDKIPDILFIDGGKGQMTQAEQVLTQYADNFTVKRPKIIGIAKGVTRKAGLETLILSGALDNVPDIEFYLPSDSAALHLVQHIRDESHRFAITGHRARRNKVKRTSSLENIAGVGPKRRQVLLKFMGGLQQLRSASREEIAKVPGISIDLAEKIYDSLHQ